A single Synergistaceae bacterium DNA region contains:
- a CDS encoding fused MFS/spermidine synthase, with the protein MSGCATMILELAGSRLVAPFFGTSLIVWTALIGIIMTSLCLGSWLGGALADKRPEAKILGRILMAAAVITASTAFASNYILTGIQDMRVNLYVSSVYSAVSIFAPSSLLFGMVQPFCARLALQSVSGSGAVVGRLSALNSAGSILGTFLGGFVLISLFPSGVILMIVASIAALLSVLVYTGAWRKIIAGIVFFAVSGSTVCALKLGLPYSPVGEHIDTQYNHITIAESIDRRNGRRVRIMITDPDAAQSLMYVDSPNELVSDYTKFYDLAFHYNPSATRVLMLGGGGYCVPKHIISERPGASIDVVELDPGVTETARKYFALEDHPRMRIYHEDARTFLNRSQYSGIESYDVIFMDTFNSATVIPFQLATVEAGERLHSLLKPGGVLVVNIISSVYGPKSGVFHGIYKAFSQSFGTMMIFPANAPEPKYAGALQNIMLVAGDFVPSTSEPNGKYSSLLSHQWLQPFTPDSVVPAFTDSFAPVERYALIQ; encoded by the coding sequence ATGAGCGGATGTGCCACAATGATATTGGAGCTGGCCGGCTCAAGACTCGTGGCACCGTTTTTCGGCACATCGTTAATCGTGTGGACAGCCTTAATAGGAATAATAATGACCTCGCTTTGTCTGGGCAGCTGGCTGGGCGGAGCTTTGGCGGACAAACGCCCGGAGGCCAAAATTCTTGGGCGCATACTGATGGCGGCGGCGGTCATAACAGCGTCAACAGCATTCGCCAGCAACTACATACTCACCGGGATACAGGACATGCGGGTTAATTTGTACGTCTCAAGCGTATATTCAGCCGTGTCGATATTCGCGCCTTCAAGCCTTCTTTTCGGGATGGTTCAGCCCTTCTGCGCCCGACTCGCACTTCAGAGCGTGAGCGGTTCGGGGGCTGTTGTGGGTCGGCTGTCAGCCCTGAACAGTGCCGGGAGCATACTGGGTACATTCCTAGGCGGGTTCGTGCTTATATCGCTTTTCCCTTCCGGCGTGATACTAATGATAGTGGCAAGTATAGCGGCTCTTCTTTCTGTTCTTGTCTACACGGGGGCATGGCGCAAAATCATAGCGGGGATAGTGTTTTTCGCTGTTTCCGGCAGCACAGTGTGCGCGCTGAAGCTCGGCCTTCCATATTCGCCCGTAGGCGAGCATATAGACACGCAGTATAATCACATAACCATAGCCGAGAGCATAGACCGCAGAAACGGCAGGCGCGTCCGCATAATGATAACTGATCCTGACGCGGCGCAGTCTTTGATGTATGTCGACAGCCCGAATGAATTAGTGAGCGATTACACGAAATTTTATGACCTCGCGTTTCACTACAATCCGTCAGCAACAAGAGTATTAATGCTCGGCGGAGGGGGGTACTGCGTTCCCAAGCACATAATATCAGAACGCCCTGGAGCATCGATTGATGTTGTGGAGCTTGACCCCGGAGTAACCGAGACAGCCCGGAAATATTTTGCCCTCGAAGACCATCCGCGCATGAGAATTTACCATGAGGACGCACGCACATTCCTGAACCGCTCACAGTACAGCGGAATAGAATCATACGATGTTATATTCATGGACACGTTCAACTCGGCGACGGTGATACCGTTTCAGCTCGCCACAGTAGAAGCAGGAGAAAGACTGCATTCCCTCCTGAAGCCGGGGGGCGTTCTTGTCGTCAATATAATATCGTCAGTATACGGCCCTAAATCAGGGGTGTTTCACGGAATATACAAAGCGTTCTCGCAGTCGTTCGGAACAATGATGATATTCCCCGCCAATGCCCCGGAGCCGAAATACGCCGGAGCCTTGCAGAACATAATGCTTGTGGCCGGGGATTTCGTACCTTCAACGTCAGAGCCGAACGGCAAATATTCCTCTCTTCTGTCGCACCAGTGGCTTCAGCCTTTCACGCCGGACAGCGTTGTTCCCGCGTTCACAGACAGCTTTGCCCCCGTTGAGAGATATGCTTTAATCCAGTAA
- the gspD gene encoding type II secretion system secretin GspD, with protein sequence MYVRKSIYICALILMLSSNADGATRRVPAQANTPAQSGSGNTMTAEEEQDLLLAAQEMRRSGLVQFNFKDMDLVRFMRFMSEVLQENFIVPPNISSKITIISPHPVTVRESREIMLSTLQMYNFSLQNMGSYSIVRQGGNSPSPNVYRSKSGPSFGEETVTYIVPIDYVTLESIVPALQQSFGPSLMAIPVGNGRDILLQGRATDVRKGMELIRRLDTPGSARISRTFELKYGDPATVAAQLNAIAGANGPLQGVNAIADAPSKKVVVVGSSAAVDRAAKIITDLDVDSKIGDFHIYRLKNIDATAASEQVAKVLTSTATMLGADAARFPATVVPDVATNSLIFAATQRQFDSLVPILDAIDIQPKQILLRGFIAEINVTNLENQGIDWNMVGGMMFDDLLIGGNMSLGESSVPSTFMQWFNDLSKREELLERGGSTYSVTNYNPMALMYATINMLKKYNAVNVLSVPRLMCTDNKESSFQVGQVIPVMKGTTSDLSNPSAVQTNVDYKDTGLTLTVTPHIRSGNLVAMDIKQTTEDVLTAPGDPTPRTSKREVNTSVVVGDGETIILGGMIKETERSLTKKVPGLAYIPLIGGLFKSISKEKEKIDFVIFLTPQIIEDPSEMRHATMSASGFASVYVSGDLGFASVMPEKARRELLSVDVSPVEADVDIRFRQLYQKSLRRK encoded by the coding sequence TTGTACGTCAGGAAAAGTATATATATATGCGCGTTAATATTAATGCTGTCATCAAACGCGGACGGGGCGACAAGGCGAGTTCCCGCACAGGCTAACACCCCGGCGCAGTCAGGCTCAGGAAATACAATGACCGCTGAAGAGGAGCAGGACTTATTATTGGCGGCACAGGAAATGAGGCGTTCAGGGCTTGTGCAGTTCAACTTCAAAGACATGGATTTAGTGCGTTTCATGCGCTTCATGTCGGAAGTATTGCAGGAGAATTTTATAGTGCCTCCAAATATTTCAAGCAAGATAACAATAATTTCCCCTCACCCCGTAACAGTCCGCGAAAGCCGCGAAATAATGCTGTCAACCTTGCAGATGTATAATTTCTCGCTTCAGAACATGGGCAGCTACTCAATAGTGAGGCAGGGAGGGAACAGCCCTTCCCCGAATGTATACCGAAGCAAGTCCGGCCCAAGTTTCGGCGAGGAGACAGTAACATATATAGTGCCGATAGATTATGTAACTCTTGAAAGCATAGTGCCGGCTCTCCAGCAGTCATTTGGCCCTTCATTGATGGCAATCCCCGTGGGAAACGGGCGCGACATACTGCTTCAGGGACGTGCTACGGATGTCCGCAAGGGAATGGAGCTTATCCGCCGACTTGACACTCCCGGAAGCGCGAGAATATCGCGTACGTTTGAGCTGAAATACGGAGACCCCGCCACAGTCGCCGCCCAGCTAAACGCCATAGCAGGGGCAAACGGGCCTCTACAAGGGGTAAACGCCATAGCCGACGCGCCAAGCAAGAAGGTTGTTGTCGTGGGAAGCTCCGCGGCAGTGGACAGAGCAGCGAAAATCATAACCGATTTGGACGTGGACAGCAAAATAGGCGACTTCCATATATACAGGCTCAAGAACATTGACGCTACAGCCGCCTCCGAGCAGGTCGCCAAAGTATTAACCTCAACAGCCACAATGCTGGGAGCTGACGCGGCGAGATTCCCGGCTACGGTAGTACCTGACGTTGCCACAAACAGCCTCATATTTGCGGCGACACAGAGGCAATTTGACAGCCTTGTTCCCATTCTTGACGCAATCGACATTCAGCCCAAGCAGATATTACTGCGCGGCTTTATCGCTGAAATCAACGTTACCAACCTCGAAAATCAGGGCATAGATTGGAACATGGTCGGCGGCATGATGTTTGATGATTTATTGATAGGCGGAAATATGTCGCTCGGAGAAAGCTCAGTGCCTTCAACATTCATGCAGTGGTTCAATGACCTGTCAAAGCGCGAGGAGCTTTTAGAGCGAGGCGGCTCAACCTACAGCGTTACGAACTATAACCCTATGGCGTTAATGTACGCGACAATCAACATGCTGAAGAAGTATAACGCGGTTAATGTTCTCTCAGTCCCCCGTTTGATGTGTACGGACAACAAAGAAAGCTCGTTCCAAGTCGGGCAGGTTATCCCCGTAATGAAAGGCACGACATCTGACTTGTCGAACCCTTCAGCGGTGCAGACGAATGTAGACTACAAGGACACAGGATTAACCCTGACGGTAACGCCTCACATCAGAAGCGGAAACCTTGTAGCGATGGACATAAAGCAGACTACTGAGGACGTATTGACAGCTCCCGGAGACCCTACCCCGCGCACGTCAAAGCGTGAGGTGAATACGTCTGTAGTAGTCGGAGACGGCGAGACAATAATTCTCGGCGGAATGATAAAGGAGACAGAACGCTCACTCACAAAGAAAGTGCCGGGACTCGCATACATTCCGTTAATCGGGGGGCTGTTCAAAAGTATCTCAAAGGAAAAGGAGAAAATAGACTTTGTTATATTCCTTACACCGCAGATAATAGAAGACCCCTCAGAGATGAGGCACGCTACAATGTCGGCCTCCGGATTTGCGTCAGTGTATGTTTCCGGGGACTTGGGATTTGCCAGCGTCATGCCGGAAAAAGCCCGGCGCGAGTTATTGAGCGTTGATGTAAGCCCTGTTGAAGCGGACGTTGATATACGCTTCCGGCAGTTGTATCAGAAAAGTTTGCGGAGGAAGTAA
- a CDS encoding general secretion pathway protein GspK, with translation MAEVKAVMPGHISHSRKGFILVSVLMLGVLLISCATAFTLFVRRQARSSGGQLMKLSARSMAHVIVSSIISLTAELSSQANSDSPAHRWYQPFVFALPGMGIWVVQVTPLDDKIPLRNIFLPDGNTMRRELSEPWRQMWDKLHHRDLEMITLDFLDKNTRPRVGSREEKYYLNRPPYDLSEMLILSPDITPEILYGSGGEMGLADYCTVYSDGKINLNVAPVHVMELIPGLDAGGVAQSIAEHRTENAITSLSDIRKIPGASARTSNQIMNIAGFKSRYFSIRLESAGGSENGGAMSFSVIYDRTAKQIVKWEES, from the coding sequence TTGGCAGAGGTGAAAGCAGTAATGCCCGGACATATATCACATTCCCGTAAAGGCTTCATTCTTGTGAGCGTTCTTATGCTTGGCGTTCTGCTCATATCATGCGCGACAGCCTTCACGCTTTTTGTACGCAGGCAGGCTCGTTCGTCAGGCGGCCAGCTAATGAAGCTCTCAGCCCGGAGCATGGCTCATGTAATAGTGTCGTCAATAATATCACTGACAGCCGAGTTAAGCTCACAGGCCAACAGCGACAGCCCCGCGCACAGATGGTATCAGCCCTTTGTGTTCGCTCTCCCCGGAATGGGTATATGGGTTGTACAGGTAACGCCGCTCGATGACAAAATCCCCCTGCGTAATATATTCCTGCCTGACGGAAACACAATGCGCCGCGAATTATCAGAGCCTTGGCGGCAGATGTGGGACAAGCTCCATCACCGCGATCTTGAGATGATTACGCTTGATTTCCTCGACAAGAACACACGCCCCCGCGTAGGAAGCCGCGAGGAGAAATATTACCTCAACCGCCCCCCCTATGACCTCTCCGAAATGTTAATATTAAGCCCTGACATAACGCCGGAGATACTTTACGGCTCAGGCGGTGAAATGGGTCTTGCTGACTATTGCACCGTGTACAGCGACGGCAAAATAAACCTCAATGTAGCCCCCGTTCATGTGATGGAGCTTATACCCGGACTTGACGCAGGCGGAGTCGCACAGAGCATAGCCGAACATCGCACGGAGAATGCAATAACCAGCCTCAGTGATATACGCAAAATCCCCGGAGCAAGTGCAAGGACATCAAACCAGATAATGAACATAGCAGGGTTCAAGAGCCGCTATTTTTCCATAAGGCTTGAGAGCGCAGGCGGCAGTGAAAACGGCGGGGCAATGTCCTTCAGCGTTATATATGACCGCACAGCAAAGCAGATAGTGAAATGGGAGGAGTCTTAG
- a CDS encoding prepilin-type N-terminal cleavage/methylation domain-containing protein codes for MRRKAFTLMEVLVATAVAGLVITAGFRLIAMSYRLLGEIEGERELLSAAQEVWLRFRIDAEMPSSGTDDKKGYSWRAEDDSVPIGDFELKYRKVTVTTDGGRSAEIYVTE; via the coding sequence ATGCGCCGAAAAGCCTTCACGCTGATGGAAGTGCTTGTTGCGACTGCCGTAGCCGGCCTTGTGATTACTGCGGGTTTCCGGCTCATAGCGATGTCATACAGGCTGCTCGGTGAAATAGAGGGTGAGCGCGAACTCCTTTCCGCCGCTCAGGAAGTATGGCTGCGTTTCAGGATAGACGCGGAAATGCCTTCAAGCGGAACTGATGACAAGAAGGGCTACTCTTGGCGCGCTGAAGATGACTCAGTCCCGATAGGTGATTTCGAGCTTAAATACAGGAAAGTTACAGTAACAACAGACGGAGGACGGAGCGCGGAAATCTACGTAACAGAGTGA
- a CDS encoding type II secretion system protein: MTSKRGFTLIEILVAVMIAGILSALALAPVAVTVRRVIDARREYTDTAAMSLAIDFMARDMFSAMRLSPSALTVKDHEAPGGNADDILMVMTTAPAMQNMTSGAAVYKVAEGGILHGDIIPGLYRWIIPNAEPSEIDPEKLNPEEAQLVLPGVNEFRVEIPTNEREDDNRKEYSGSLPAGVFIEIGRGESSNARTYITFP; encoded by the coding sequence ATGACAAGTAAGCGCGGCTTTACACTGATTGAGATACTTGTCGCCGTTATGATTGCGGGCATTCTCTCAGCTCTGGCTCTTGCGCCTGTTGCTGTTACGGTGAGACGTGTTATTGACGCGAGGCGGGAATACACTGATACTGCTGCAATGTCTCTTGCGATTGACTTCATGGCGCGTGATATGTTTTCCGCAATGAGGCTGAGTCCTTCCGCGCTGACGGTGAAAGATCATGAGGCTCCCGGCGGCAACGCTGACGATATTTTGATGGTAATGACAACTGCCCCGGCCATGCAGAATATGACCTCCGGTGCGGCAGTCTACAAGGTTGCGGAGGGCGGCATTCTTCACGGCGATATTATCCCGGGACTTTACAGATGGATAATTCCCAATGCCGAGCCATCAGAGATTGACCCGGAAAAGCTGAACCCCGAAGAAGCTCAGTTAGTGCTTCCCGGTGTAAATGAGTTCCGCGTTGAGATACCGACAAATGAGCGCGAGGATGACAACAGGAAAGAATATTCCGGCTCTCTTCCCGCAGGCGTATTCATAGAGATTGGCAGAGGTGAAAGCAGTAATGCCCGGACATATATCACATTCCCGTAA
- a CDS encoding O-antigen ligase family protein, which translates to MKKDNFPPAKKVPEKYKPLPLVPEYILLPLWLVSLGAPNLIYSGILFADTLHILKWTAAGVPAAIALLIAGWRVMRYGSERVRVRLDLFALIWLAILVYCLLMPLWVNIMSPTAWCLEMVCFATVWVFYVLSASSFPEWGLRPVLLIGSINASVNVLFAELQIRGLNNFSFLDGTMFADFRRFSNIILPTPGNYIGNTAQQNMFGLWVAVAVLGGVYLYAYDAWRHDPSEHGRKAILPAVFVSLSVIILKYAVTLSSVLLGIAAALLLAAALVTGRRNIFSVSVLIMTAVNFWGLMNSTSRSATIALTLGLLVMLSVTLWKFARSYAIRFTAVLMVILCVFWASLYSPRSEQIVDKTADIIRNAENIGNRRGIWATSYAMFLEHPEGVGIGQYKWHYLEGQREGFRRFNAPLWYRWQYTHWAHNEFLQFFCEGGVIGGMLLLLMWVVWLIPALRGLIRGRHSITAGGNSEPDTNWVWAVSLVTLITFCAVFTRPFHRIENMVWLALAFALSNREFFPERLSFSILKSPSARKLTGAFCIVSSIAGCIYISSGIYGNYVLRQALSTNNEHLQLHYLNEAEKHPIVREDTMRNIGWHYMQAGEQRNNPEMLLRGFNILWSQFQREPHSEDISRLLNFAQRYQIEPALREIASYFRPGEYHLKRIPQRDASGRTVRALLLLNGPGSDDK; encoded by the coding sequence ATGAAGAAAGACAATTTTCCCCCCGCGAAAAAAGTGCCGGAGAAATACAAGCCCCTGCCGCTTGTGCCTGAATATATTTTGCTTCCTCTGTGGCTAGTGTCTCTCGGTGCGCCTAACCTGATATATTCGGGTATTCTTTTCGCTGACACACTGCACATTCTGAAATGGACAGCCGCCGGAGTCCCCGCAGCCATTGCTCTGTTAATCGCAGGCTGGAGAGTAATGCGCTACGGCTCTGAAAGAGTGCGCGTAAGGCTTGACCTTTTCGCGTTGATATGGCTTGCGATTCTGGTTTACTGCTTGCTGATGCCCCTGTGGGTAAATATAATGTCGCCTACAGCATGGTGTCTTGAGATGGTGTGCTTTGCTACTGTGTGGGTGTTCTATGTCCTGAGCGCGTCATCATTCCCTGAATGGGGTCTTCGCCCTGTCCTTCTTATAGGGAGTATAAATGCCTCTGTGAATGTGCTTTTTGCCGAGCTTCAAATACGCGGCCTGAATAATTTTTCCTTTCTTGACGGGACAATGTTCGCGGATTTTCGGCGTTTCAGCAATATAATTCTTCCTACGCCGGGAAACTACATCGGCAATACAGCCCAGCAAAATATGTTCGGTCTTTGGGTTGCGGTGGCAGTCTTAGGGGGCGTTTACCTGTACGCCTATGACGCATGGAGGCATGATCCTTCAGAGCATGGCCGGAAAGCGATACTCCCTGCCGTTTTCGTCTCCCTTTCCGTAATCATCCTGAAGTATGCCGTAACCCTCTCAAGCGTCCTTCTCGGAATAGCAGCGGCACTTCTCCTAGCGGCGGCATTGGTAACAGGAAGGCGCAATATATTCTCGGTCTCAGTACTGATTATGACCGCCGTAAATTTCTGGGGGCTTATGAACTCCACGAGCCGTTCAGCCACAATAGCACTGACACTAGGTCTGCTGGTAATGCTTTCTGTTACTCTGTGGAAGTTCGCCCGCTCATACGCAATCCGTTTCACTGCTGTGCTGATGGTAATATTGTGCGTTTTCTGGGCCTCGCTTTATTCCCCCCGGTCAGAGCAGATAGTCGACAAGACCGCCGACATAATCCGCAACGCCGAGAACATCGGAAACAGGCGCGGAATTTGGGCGACAAGCTACGCAATGTTCCTCGAACACCCCGAAGGAGTCGGAATAGGCCAGTACAAATGGCATTATCTTGAAGGACAGCGCGAGGGCTTCAGGCGTTTTAATGCTCCGTTGTGGTACAGGTGGCAATATACTCACTGGGCGCATAATGAGTTCCTGCAATTTTTCTGCGAAGGCGGCGTAATCGGAGGAATGTTGCTTCTGCTGATGTGGGTTGTGTGGCTAATCCCGGCACTAAGAGGGCTGATACGCGGCAGACATTCCATAACTGCGGGCGGAAATTCTGAGCCTGATACAAATTGGGTATGGGCTGTATCGCTTGTAACTTTGATAACATTCTGCGCCGTTTTCACCCGTCCTTTTCACCGCATTGAAAATATGGTATGGCTTGCCCTAGCTTTTGCGCTGTCGAACCGTGAATTTTTCCCTGAGAGATTATCATTCAGCATTCTCAAATCTCCGTCAGCAAGAAAATTAACCGGAGCATTCTGCATAGTCTCGTCAATAGCAGGCTGTATATACATATCAAGCGGCATTTACGGAAACTACGTATTGAGGCAGGCACTTTCCACAAACAATGAGCATCTTCAGCTGCATTACCTTAACGAGGCGGAAAAGCACCCTATAGTGAGGGAAGACACAATGCGTAACATAGGCTGGCACTATATGCAGGCAGGCGAACAGAGAAATAACCCTGAAATGCTACTGCGCGGCTTCAATATATTGTGGTCTCAGTTCCAGAGAGAGCCTCACTCGGAAGACATATCGCGCCTGCTGAATTTTGCACAGCGTTACCAGATAGAGCCGGCCCTGCGTGAAATAGCGTCATATTTCCGTCCGGGTGAATATCATCTCAAGCGTATTCCTCAGCGAGATGCATCCGGAAGGACAGTGCGCGCCCTTCTTTTGCTGAACGGTCCCGGCAGTGATGACAAGTAA